A region from the Acanthopagrus latus isolate v.2019 chromosome 8, fAcaLat1.1, whole genome shotgun sequence genome encodes:
- the LOC119024012 gene encoding harmonin-like, with protein MFKDLCSSPSSAFGWFYRYEGKLPSMRKKGEKKKKKKKTSNTDTLQEQRKNKKEMEFELKLAKEKEEMYEKEKQLKINRLVQEVSETEREDLEESEKVQHWVERLCQTRLEQISCVENESPELSPPRSPAAEPKVKRFAGGLHLATTDLDDINLDEVDQSLRGPLKRLAPTQPSNNQPPPPLPLPPPSPKLHPTIPNYSPPSSRVSPQRRPPSPPTARKPPSGPSTSNNKGRRPHPHPHPHPHPHPSQPARPPSSNYPPPPQSSWPPSSPQPAPRPPPPPPPPPPPPPPPPPPPPPQHSEDRVGPLSGHRQHHHHHLQHPPSPPDHRSEWESGGYLPRGGIYSSNASEMSYPSSPKVMRNTSHASRISSSSSPLQLAPSPPNQRRQMAPVMSKPVMLPQSQTHRPDLHRSAVRSDVLPPEMLKRMVPFNSSFKSNTKRQVIHTYHHLP; from the exons ATGTTTAAAGACCTGTGTTCATCTCCATCCTCAGCATTTGGCTGGTTTTATCGATATGAAGGGAAACTGCCTTCAATGCGCAAG aaaggagaaaagaagaagaaaaaaaagaaaacttccaaCACAGACACgctgcaggagcagagaaaaaacaagaaggagaTGGAGTTCGAGCTGAAACTCGccaaggagaaagaagagatgtACGAAAAAGAGAAGCAACTGAAGATCAACCGGCTGGTTCAGGAG GTctcagagacggagagagaagacCTAGAGGAGTCGGAGAAAGTGCAGCACTGGGTGGAGCGTCTCTGTCAGACTCGGTTGGAGCAGATCTCCTGCGTGGAGAACGAATCCCCAGAG CTCTCCCCGCCGCGCTCTCCTGCCGCTGAGCCCAAGGTGAAGCGCTTCGCTGGCGGCCTCCACCTCGCCACCACAGATCTGGACGACATTAACCTGGATGAGGTGGATCAGAGCCTGAGGGGCCCTCTGAAGAGACTGGCCCCCACCCAGCCCAGCAACAACCAGCCTCCCCCTCCCTtgcctctccctccaccctcaccCAAGCTGCATCCTACCATACCCAACtactcccctccttcctctcgaGTGTCCCCACAGCGGCGCCCTCCTTCTCCACCCACTGCTCGAAAACCTCCCTCTGGCCCGTCTACCTCGAACAACAAGGGGCGCAggcctcaccctcaccctcatcCTCACCCTCATCCTCACCCTTCCCAACCTGCTCGCCCACCTTCCTCCAACtaccctcctccacctcagtcGTCATggcctccttcctccccccaGCCTGCTCCGCGGCCTCCTccgccgccacctcctcctccgccgcccCCACCGCCTCCACCTCCGCCCCCACCCCCGCAACACTCGGAGGATCGAGTCGGACCCCTCAGCGGGCACCGCcagcatcatcaccatcacctccaGCACCCTCCCAGTCCTCCGGATCACAGGAGCGAGTGGGAGTCAGGCGGCTACCTCCCAAGAGGAGGAATTTACTCGTCTAACGCCAGTGAAATGTCCTACCCCTCCAGTCCGAAG GTAATGAGAAACACCTCGCATGCCAGTCGAATTTCCAGTTCAAGCTCCCCCTTG CAACTAGCTCCTAGTCCCCCCAACCAGAGGCGTCAGATGGCTCCCGTCATGTCCAAACCCGTCATGCTGCCTCAGTCCCAGACCCACCGACCAGACCTGCACAGATCTGCAGTCCGTTCTGACGTCTTG CCTCCGGAAATGCTGAAACGGATGGTTCCCTTCAACTCGTCGTTTAAATCAAACACCAAACGACAAGTAATCCACACCTATCACCACCTGCCTTAG